In a single window of the Pseudochaenichthys georgianus chromosome 16, fPseGeo1.2, whole genome shotgun sequence genome:
- the LOC117461468 gene encoding LOW QUALITY PROTEIN: sal-like protein 3 (The sequence of the model RefSeq protein was modified relative to this genomic sequence to represent the inferred CDS: deleted 3 bases in 2 codons) has protein sequence MSRRKQAKPQHLKSDEDPAIAGVISEHALGEVLEDADSGNESRSGSEETHICEKCCAEFFKWSDFCEHLKCCTKSPLVLIVNDNENTPIPSQEYTTELSPVPSCSSEQADSEDPREGNHSLVGEGEDIPETATLSGVNLQENEDEQMELELSPEKNMDFDETDVTSPEPDGSLPQLNDVVPSAVTSYAMPSTNVTLETLHGTRVAVAQFSQSVRAAVGSGVSTMAIPMILDQLMALQQQQIHQLQLIEQISSQVALMNRQSASQPALNNHHSNAAGNQGPVSSCAPPIASQLQLHNFITPPVHQMPVRLPATLSAQGPSPLTSGMEGPLSQTPSSCQQSNSSIPNTCSNNLVFPSSSGNGLSSLLPSCSSSVTNNISSSITGGGGISSSALSRNSITPPSLSHSSLMSSASNLPLIPHSSSSSVIFPNPLASIAATANALDPLSAMMKHRKGKPPNVSVFDTKPSSEDPFFKHKCRFCAKVFGSDSALQIHLRSHTGERPFKCNICGNRFSTKGNLKVHFQRHKDKYPHVQMNPYPVPEYLDNVPTSSGIPYGMSFPPEKPVTTWLDSKQILSTNPTSVGLQLPPTLPSMMGGYGESLSLTPLNRSPQGYSPPLSDCASLSPNIAIDSGMTTMSPSPKPSLGSDAPPFLKPEGVLLPPSCSTRPGENTTTTTTTLTQVVLSSTVTSTSSSSSGQFTEPITSPSSISSPVSHPVLPMLSDQFKAKFPFGGLLDSMQTSETSKLQQLVENIDKKMTDPNQCVICHRVLSCQSALKMHYRIHTGERPFKCKICGRAFTTKGNLKTHFGVHRSKPPLRVQHSCPICQKKFTNAVVLQQHIRMHMGGQISNTPVPESLQEMDTDLSFDERSMDAMSSYDDDLLDEMEQAMEDEPDFKEGEVDPCKPYSPGCSPPTSIISSIAAMENQMKMIDSTANMTRSFGQKPTQNGFSFGGETDCFATDSLSAVGDAEGQSLGSPALSESSGSMQHFSPAHSNSESLRSKSPAAFNSNINGNSATIVGEGQENNLSGFATVKSEKSETPSPLSATEGTGALDLTATQPGRHFIKEESHFSMLFLNRDRGLSTPNLASTASNMIKMEMNGHGRSMSLSDNSHYPAGIHVPAAAPQSTMSPSINPMLAPPPRRTPKQHNCHACGKNFSSASALQIHERTHTGEKPFACSICGRAFTTKGNLKVHMGTHMWNNAPARRGRRLSVENPMALLGGDAMKFSEMFQKDLAARAMNVDPGFWNQYAAAITNGLAMKNNEISVIQNGGINQLPVSLGGPRITSLGPMPGGMDRVHTGNSPSMTGMEKAGMDVGSVRPFARFMEENKEIGIN, from the exons ATGTCCCGACGCAAGCAAGCCAAGCCGCAGCACCTCAAGTCGGACGAGGATCCCGCAATAGCCGGGGTGATTTCCGAGCACG CCCTAGGTGAGGTGCTGGAAGACGCAGACAGTGGGAATGAGAGCCGCAGCGGCAGTGAGGAGACACACATTTGTGAGAAGTGCTGCGCTGAGTTCTTCAAGTGGTCAGACTTCTgtgaacatttaaaatgttgcaCCAAAAGCCCCCTGGTGCTCATAGTTAATGACAATGAGAACACACCTATCCCCTCCCAAGAATATACTACAGAGCTCTCCCCTGTACCCAGCTGCTCTAGCGAACAGGCTGACAGCGAGGACCCGAGGGAGGGCAACCACAGTCTCGTTGGTGAGGGGGAGGACATCCCAGAGACAGCAACCCTAAGTGGGGTCAATCTCCAAGAAAACGAGGATGAGCAGATGGAGCTAGAGCTTTCACCAGAAAAAAATATGGATTTCGACGAGACAGATGTGACATCCCCTGAACCAGACGGCTCCCTACCTCAGCTCAATGATGTGGTCCCCTCCGCTGTTACAAGCTACGCCATGCCAAGCACCAATGTTACCTTGGAGACCCTGCATGGCACCCGGGTTGCAGTCGCCCAGTTTTCACAGAGCGTAAGGGCAGCAGTGGGCAGTGGGGTTTCCACCATGGCTATTCCCATGATCCTGGACCAGCTGATggccctccagcagcagcagatacACCAGCTGCAGCTGATAGAACAGATAAGCAGTCAGGTGGCACTGATGAACCGGCAGTCTGCCTCACAGCCTGCTCTAAACAACCATCACAGCAATGCTGCTGGAAACCAAGGGCCTGTTTCCTCCTGTGCCCCTCCTATCGCAAGTCAGCTTCAACTACACAACTTCATCACTCCCCCTGTCCATCAGATGCCTGTGAGGTTGCCAGCCACGCTCAGCGCTCAAGGCCCTTCACCCTTGACCTCAGGGATGGAAGGGCCCCTCTCTCAAACACCCAGTAGCTGTCAGCAATCTAACTCTTCAATACCCAACACGTGCTCAAATAACTTGGTGTTTCCCTCGTCCAGTGGCAACGGATTGTCATCTCTACTCCCCTCCTGTTCATCATCAGTCACAAACAACATTAGCAGTAGTATAACAGGAGGTGGTGGCATCAGCAGCTCAGCTCTGTCCAGGAACTCCATCACCCCTCCTTCGCTCAGCCACAGCAGCCTCATGAGCTCTGCCTCCAATCTCCCGCTGATACCTCACAGCTCATCCAGCAGCGTGATCTTCCCCAACCCGCTGGCCAGCATAGCAGCCACAGCCAATGCGCTTGACCCCCTCTCTGCTATGATGAAGCACCGCAAGGGGAAGCCCCcaaatgtgtctgtgtttgacacGAAGCCCAGCTCTGAGGACCCCTTCTTCAAGCATAAGTGTCGGTTCTGTGCCAAGGTGTTTGGCAGTGACAGCGCCCTACAGATCCACCTGCGTTCACACACTGGAGAAAGGCCCTTCAAATGCAACATATGTGGAAACCGTTTCTCCACTAAGGGAAATCTGAAAGTCCACTTCCAGAGGCACAAAGATAAATACCCACATGTTCAGATGAACCCCTACCCTGTGCCAGAGTACTTGGACAACGTACCCACAAGCTCAGGCATCCCGTATGGAATGTCTTTTCCCCCGGAAAAACCTGTAACCACATGGCTCGACAGTAAACAGATCCTCTCCACAAATCCCACCTCCGTTGGGCTCCAGCTGCCTCCTACGCTGCCGAGTATGATGGGAGGTTATGGTGAGTCTCTAAGCCTCACACCGCTTAACAGGTCCCCTCAAGGGTATTCTCCACCATTAAGCGACTGTGCATCTTTGTCCCCTAATATTGCTATTGACTCTGGCATGACCACTATGTCCCCCTCCCCAAAGCCCAGTCTAGGTAGTGATGCACCTCCTTTCTTGAAACCTGAAGGTGTTCTCCTTCCCCCAAGCTGCTCTACTAGGCCAGGAGagaacaccaccaccaccacaacTACACTAACTCAAGTGGTCCTTTCCTCCACTGTCACCTCAACCTCATCGTCCAGTAGTGGCCAGTTCACTGAACCCATCACTAGCCCAAGCTCAATTTCTAGCCCCGTCTCCCATCCTGTCCTTCCCATGCTCTCAGACCAGTTTAAGGCCAAGTTTCCCTTTGGAGGCCTCCTAGACTCTATGCAAACCTCGGAGACATCAAAGTTGCAGCAGCTTGTCGAGAACATTGACAAGAAGATGACTGATCCAAACCAGTGTGTCATCTGCCATCGCGTTCTGAGCTGCCAGAGTGCCCTCAAGATGCACTACCGTATCCACACTGGCGAGAGGCCTTTCAAATGCAAGATATGTGGGCGGGCATTCACC ACAAAGGGAAACCTGAAGACACACTTTGGTGTCCATAGAtccaaaccaccactccgggtCCAACACTCCTGCCCTATCTGTCAGAAGAAGTTCACCAATGCCGTCGTGCTGCAGCAACACATTCGTATGCACATGGGAGGGCAGATATCAAACACCCCTGTCCCAGAAAGCCTGCAGGAGATGGACACTGACCTCTCCTTTGATGAGAGGAGCATGGATGCGATGAGTAGTTATGATGACGACCTTCTGGATGAAATGGAGCAAGCTATGGAAGATGAACCCGACTTCAAAGAGGGAGAAGTAGACCCATGTaaaccctattcacctgggtgCTCCCCACCAACTTCCATAATTTCAAGCATTGCGGCAATGGAGAACCAGATGAAGATGATCGACTCCACTGCCAACATGACCCGTTCGTTTGGTCAGAAGCCTACGCAGAACGGCTTCAGCTTTGGAGGAGAAACTGATTGCTTTGCCACTGATTCCCTCTCTGCTGTGGGGGATGCTGAAGGTCAAAGCTTGGGGAGCCCTGCTTTGTCTGAGTCCTCCGGCTCGATGCAGCATTTTTCCCCAGCTCACAGCAATTCCGAGAGCCTGCGATCCAAATCCCCAGCTGCATTCAACAGTAACATCAACGGCAACAGCGCCACGATAGTAGGAGAGGGCCAGGAGAACAATTTGTCCGGCTTTGCAACAGTGAAGTCGGAAAAATCAGAGACCCCATCTCCGCTCTCTGCAACTGAAGGCACCGGGGCCCTTGACCTGACTGCCACTCAACCTGGCAGGCACTTTATCAAGGAGGAGAGCCACTTCAGCATGCTGTTTCTAAATAGAGATCGAG GTCTGAGCACTCCTAATTTGGCCAGCACTGCATCGAACATGATCAAAATGGAAATGAACGGACACGGGAGGTCGATGTCTCTGAGCGACAACTCTCACTATCCGGCGGGCATCCATGTTCCTGCTGCAGCGCCCCAGAGCACCATGAGCCCCAGCATCAACCCGATGTTGGCTCCCCCA CCACGACGCACTCCAAAGCAGCACAACTGCCACGCCTGTGGGAAGAATTTCTCCTCAGCCAGTGCTCTGCAAATCCACGAGCGCACACACACCGGGGAAAAACCTTTCGCCTGCTCTATTTGTGGAAGGGCTTTCACCACAAAGGGCAATCTGAAG GTACACATGGGAACACACATGTGGAACAACGCTCCAGCCCGAAGGGGTCGGCGACTGTCCGTAGAGAATCCCATGGCCCTCTTGGGTGGGGACGCCATGAAGTTCAGCGAGATGTTCCAGAAGGATCTCGCGGCTCGGGCCATGAACGTCGATCCGGGCTTCTGGAACCAGTACGCCGCCGCAATCACCAACGGGCTTGCCATGAAGAACAATGAGATCTCTGTGATCCAGAATGGAGGCATCAACCAGCTGCCCGTCAGCCTCGGCGGCCCACGAATCACTTCATTGGGACCCATGCCGGGAGGAATGGACCGTGTTCACACCGGAAACAGCCCTTCCATGACGGGTATGGAGAAGGCTGGTATGGATGTCGGGTCCGTCCGTCCGTTCGCCAGATTTATGGAGGAGAACAAAGAGATTGGGATCAATTAA